Proteins encoded together in one Desulfosporosinus meridiei DSM 13257 window:
- a CDS encoding spore germination protein, translated as MFWKKRKSGSDRKQNDPNKEVENTTLTLDTLKNIVVNMDDAEIIERQINPDHKVTLLYIRTLINQERLNDEIIEPLIHHSPAPIHECINVCKASKVNDLDEAQRQLMEGAILLRDRSEDQWLAIKLENPLSRSIESSETETILFGPKDSFSEQIEQNVTLIRRRLPLTKLKTEKFTVGSLTRTPIVLMYIEGLTNPELITIAKSKILTIDYDLFLDSSQVAAFMEDHVHSIFPQFQQTDRPDSCVYALGAGKLTILVGNTPFALIAPITFFDLFISPDDYIHRWLIGSFLRGVRFVSFFLSLTMIPLYVAINTHHYQMFPLQVLFVLLESRSKLPFTPFWEAFLMLIIIEIIIEASLRMPTKTGQTLGVIGGIVIGQASVEAGFASKVLIVTVGISTIASFLVPNYLMVKANRLLLFAFMLLSSILGIFGMALGFIIVLVHLNGLTSLKQPYFAPIAPLHMSDWKDLFIRAPLQWIKTRPVSLYPLQKWRSSRRR; from the coding sequence CAAAATGACCCTAACAAGGAAGTTGAAAATACAACTTTAACACTAGATACTCTGAAAAACATTGTGGTGAACATGGATGATGCAGAAATCATTGAACGTCAAATTAATCCAGACCATAAGGTTACACTTCTGTATATAAGAACGTTGATTAATCAAGAACGTTTGAATGATGAAATTATTGAACCGTTGATCCATCATTCTCCAGCCCCTATTCACGAATGTATAAACGTTTGTAAAGCATCGAAAGTCAATGACTTAGATGAGGCTCAGAGGCAACTGATGGAGGGGGCGATACTTCTTCGTGATCGTAGTGAGGACCAATGGTTGGCCATTAAACTAGAAAATCCATTAAGCCGTTCCATTGAATCCTCTGAAACGGAAACCATTTTATTCGGTCCAAAAGATAGCTTTAGTGAACAAATAGAACAAAATGTTACACTGATTCGAAGGCGGCTACCACTGACGAAACTCAAAACGGAAAAGTTCACAGTCGGTTCTCTAACTAGAACACCGATTGTACTTATGTACATTGAGGGATTGACTAATCCTGAATTAATTACCATTGCGAAAAGTAAAATTCTTACTATTGATTATGATTTGTTTTTAGATTCATCTCAAGTTGCCGCGTTTATGGAGGATCACGTTCATAGTATCTTCCCCCAATTCCAACAGACAGACCGTCCGGACTCATGTGTTTATGCTTTGGGCGCCGGAAAACTCACGATTTTGGTTGGCAATACTCCATTTGCATTAATTGCCCCTATCACATTTTTTGATCTCTTTATCTCTCCCGACGATTATATCCATCGATGGCTGATTGGAAGTTTTTTGCGTGGCGTTCGCTTTGTAAGCTTTTTTCTTTCGCTGACCATGATCCCTCTCTATGTCGCTATAAACACACATCATTATCAGATGTTTCCCCTTCAAGTGCTATTCGTTTTATTAGAATCCAGAAGCAAATTGCCTTTTACCCCATTTTGGGAAGCATTTCTAATGTTAATCATAATCGAAATCATAATTGAAGCCAGTCTTCGAATGCCTACGAAGACTGGACAAACTTTAGGAGTAATTGGCGGGATTGTCATTGGGCAGGCTTCTGTTGAAGCCGGATTTGCAAGTAAAGTGTTAATTGTCACAGTAGGTATTTCCACAATTGCTTCGTTTTTAGTTCCCAATTATCTGATGGTCAAAGCTAACAGGCTACTTTTATTTGCTTTTATGCTACTTTCGTCAATTCTTGGAATATTTGGTATGGCACTTGGGTTCATTATAGTTCTCGTTCATTTGAATGGGCTTACATCACTGAAACAGCCTTACTTTGCCCCAATTGCTCCTTTACATATGAGCGATTGGAAGGATCTTTTTATTCGCGCACCCTTGCAGTGGATCAAGACGCGTCCTGTTTCTTTATATCCCCTGCAGAAATGGCGATCCAGCCGAAGGAGATGA
- a CDS encoding GerAB/ArcD/ProY family transporter, which yields MPSPSLFEKSSPFSGVYFMLMVNRMQMLYYFIIMPRHLVHPYMIMGIMAVGILSQVNLMLLSKWFSSDFSVQGYQGFVQLLGERTVRVFAFLGLFLISLRITVMTLGFVEIAHQYIFPSMTSNWLILSIFIVCFYLASQGMENTIRFVVIAFLSTIWMVIIYYSFFFPPIASMHDLYPLMPPEWSAISWKGLLLVWSSLSGVEFLVCLTPWLRPKQKMLKYLTIGNTISVLEYLVLFISSLLFFGSNYLDKTKYPVLDMVRYLQFPAYERIDIVLISVHLFVLVFVNSIFILLFYGAIRILLGKGVRQTTRMGFAASFIIILVSILVINEWFWKSGEEQNIWLNLQIGVGAFTYLLVPAFLLVATKLKGRFKV from the coding sequence TTGCCCTCACCTTCGTTATTTGAAAAATCGTCTCCCTTTAGCGGCGTTTATTTCATGTTGATGGTCAATCGAATGCAAATGCTTTACTATTTTATAATCATGCCGAGGCATTTAGTTCATCCTTATATGATTATGGGGATTATGGCCGTAGGAATCTTGTCGCAAGTTAATTTGATGCTGTTATCCAAGTGGTTTTCATCTGATTTTTCAGTGCAGGGTTATCAAGGATTCGTGCAGCTATTAGGTGAAAGGACGGTTAGAGTATTTGCTTTTCTTGGTTTGTTTCTAATCTCGCTCAGAATAACTGTAATGACACTGGGATTTGTGGAAATCGCGCACCAATATATATTTCCCTCGATGACTTCCAATTGGTTAATTCTTTCCATCTTTATAGTCTGCTTTTACCTAGCCTCTCAAGGGATGGAGAATACCATACGTTTTGTTGTGATCGCATTTCTAAGTACAATTTGGATGGTGATCATATATTATTCATTTTTCTTTCCGCCGATTGCTTCTATGCATGATTTATATCCTTTGATGCCGCCGGAATGGTCGGCAATTTCTTGGAAAGGGTTGTTATTGGTTTGGTCCTCACTGTCAGGAGTTGAATTTTTGGTATGTTTGACTCCTTGGCTAAGGCCAAAGCAAAAGATGCTAAAATACTTGACGATCGGCAATACGATCTCAGTCTTAGAATATCTAGTCTTATTTATATCATCGCTATTATTTTTTGGTTCCAATTACTTAGACAAAACGAAGTATCCTGTACTTGATATGGTTCGGTACCTGCAATTTCCTGCCTATGAACGAATTGATATAGTTTTGATCTCGGTCCATCTGTTTGTCCTTGTATTTGTTAACTCAATTTTCATTTTATTATTTTATGGGGCTATCCGAATCCTCTTGGGAAAAGGGGTGCGACAGACCACACGAATGGGTTTTGCGGCAAGTTTTATAATAATTCTTGTAAGTATCCTCGTAATCAATGAGTGGTTCTGGAAATCCGGCGAAGAACAGAACATTTGGCTGAACCTTCAGATTGGAGTAGGAGCATTCACCTACCTTTTAGTTCCGGCCTTCCTTCTGGTAGCCACTAAACTGAAGGGGCGTTTCAAAGTATGA